A window from Megalobrama amblycephala isolate DHTTF-2021 linkage group LG9, ASM1881202v1, whole genome shotgun sequence encodes these proteins:
- the LOC125276070 gene encoding paraneoplastic antigen Ma1 homolog, with the protein MTVTQPAPINEVASANDLFNPPDVQKIIVEHVIKSDNSISTNQGTKRLRPFSGKLPKPPNEVDFQTWSLHVELMIQDKIPVDMQRRTILESLLPPASDLIRQLGPHADPCDYVKLIDSAYGLVEDGDEIFARFLGTHQNTGEKASEYLQRLQVLITTATKRGGIDKADANKQLLRQFRRGCWDQSLILALQLGLKTETPPDFSEFLLQVRTEEDRRAAKHDRMQRHLGTTKPKSFLNMQLVNEAPCSQDASANVLQTIITETEALRKQVAELKMQLTKKKEQRRQRHANKTQNPAQEIPSARVAEVQAQQTAPKPRPKSWFCFKCGNDGHLARQCENPPNKPLVDQKYEELKEKQDEWQTKYGHLNWNGSRWRD; encoded by the coding sequence ATGACAGTAACGCAACCAGCTCCAATAAATGAAGTGGCCTCTGCCAATGATCTTTTCAATCCACCAGACGTTCAGAAGATCATCGTGGAGCATGTCATTAAAAGTGATAACTCAATTTCTACAAATCAAGGAACAAAACGACTTCGCCCATTTTCAGGCAAACTTCCTAAGCCTCCTAATGAAGTGGACTTCCAGACATGGTCTCTCCATGTAGAGCTTATGATTCAAGACAAAATTCCAGTTGACATGCAGCGACGTACAATTTTAGAAAGTCTGCTTCCACCAGCCTCTGATTTAATCAGACAGCTAGGCCCACATGCAGATCCTTGCGATTATGTGAAACTTATTGATTCAGCATATGGATTGGTTGAGGATGGGGACGAAATCTTCGCAAGGTTCCTCGGTACTCATCAAAACACAGGAGAAAAAGCCTCAGAGTACCTGCAGCGATTACAGGTGCTGATTACTACTGCAACAAAGAGAGGTGGCATTGATAAAGCAGATGCCAATAAACAGTTACTGCGGCAGTTTCGGCGTGGGTGCTGGGATCAGTCTCTCATTCTGGCATTGCAGTTAGGGCTTAAAACAGAAACGCCTCCTGATTTTTCGGAATTCCTGTTACAGGTGAGAACAGAGGAAGATAGGAGAGCCGCAAAGCATGATCGCATGCAACGGCATTTAGGGACTACCAAGCCCAAATCCTTTCTGAATATGCAGCTAGTGAATGAAGCTCCTTGTTCTCAAGATGCTAGTGCTAATGTCCTGCAGACTATCATCACAGAAACTGAAGCATTGCGGAAGCAGGTTGCAGAACTAAAAATGCAGCTTACTAAAAAGAAGGAGCAAAGGCGACAGagacatgctaacaaaactcaAAATCCAGCTCAAGAAATCCCCTCAGCTAGGGTGGCAGAGGTTCAAGCTCAACAGACAGCACCAAAGCCCAGGCCAAAGTCATGGTTCTGTTTTAAATGTGGCAATGATGGGCATCTAGCAAGACAGTGTGAAAATCCCCCAAATAAGCCTTTAGTGGATCAGAAATATGAGGAActgaaagaaaaacaagatGAATGGCAAACCAAATATGGGCATTTAAACTGGAACGGGTCGCGGTGGAGGGACTGA